The DNA region TAGCTTCTAGTTGTTAACTCTCATGTCTCAAATAAGAGAATCTCAACGCTTTCATTGCGTACATGACAGTCTCTGCTTGGCTAATCAGCAGCATTCTCCGAATTCGTCACTCCTCAGTCCTCAGGGTAAATTCACACATACGAGAGCATGCCACATGCAGTTTATTCATCCCGGTCTCTCCACTCTTCTCTCTAAAACCTGCACCGGTTAGTTTGCTTAGTAACAacatttttctgaaaataagaaACAATTTAGATTCCTGGAATCGTCTCAGATACGAAATTAGCAGCCATTCCTATCCATTTTTAATGATGAGAGCTAGCAACTATTCATTGAGAAATCAGAATTATGGAACCAAATATTGAACACATAACCCAAGGCCTCGTGAAATCATCACTTCACGCGAGGTAGGGTCCTTTTTATCAGCTTTATCTTTATCACGTGCATTTACTTCATTGAGAAACAGGGGAAGCCACAGGAGGATGAAAAACAATACTTGGAGGGTTACGAGGCTTTTGTATGACAAGATTCAATTTCGGAAGcataagttttaattttttttatttgaattttagttATACTCTTCTGATCTGAAAATACAACATTACGAGTACTGATAATGTTAGGAGATCACTATCTATTATTGACCAACTAAGTGAcctaatatactccatatacacACTATGACAACTGTGTGTTTCAGAAGACAATCTAGTGCAAGCAACTGCTATTTGAAAAGAAACAGACATAAATTACTACTCCGTCCGTGCAAGGAAGATGACTCATTCCTTGGGCGGATcgggattttatgcagtgttattttgttattttgtgtgttaagtgaagagagaataaagtagtgataaatgtgtttctatttttagtaacgGGTCATCTTAGatgagacaaaccaaaaagaaaagtgagtcatcttagttgggacgaagggagtatactAGTATCAAATTTTATTGGTGAAGTAGACATGGAGAACCTAAAGGGAATATAATACTACGTGATTTCACATAAGTCCTTCTCCAATAAAGTTCTAGACATGACTCAGTCCTACTTTTTATGCCATATGATATAATATAAGTATGCCATATGACAACTAGGTATCAGGACATATTCAATTTTTCTAAAGCATTCCCGCAAAGTGACGAACTTAATGTCCATAAACAGAGCTTTTTAAAGTATCCATATAGAATTATCTGCACAATACAAGAACAACCAAACAGTTTCTATATTGATATGCCTTATAAAGTATCAGTTTAATTCCTAATGAACTTGCACAAGAATGCTTCATTTTTATTCACCCTTGCAAACTAACGAGCAGAAATAGCCCATCCGCCCGCTGATTATGATACATTAGCATGCACTAAATTTTCAAATAAGGTTTTCGAAGAAGGGTGTTAAGCTTAAGCTAGCGTCTGCAAGGGGCATATATCTTAAGGTGTTTGCCATTCATCAATCACTATTTCGGCCAACACCTATTTATGTGAGATGTAACCAATAACAAATGCTCCACTCTTTTTTTCTAACCATCTGCTTTCACTCAAAACATGATAGACAAGTATCAAGTAACAAATCAATTGTTGAAAGAGACATTAAACTACAGATTTTTGGTCATAGCATCATTCAAAAGGTAGGGTAAGTCAAGAACCTCATCATTAGCTTTGAATCGTCTTCCAGGTCACTCCATTTTGGGCAAGTTGAATAATTGCATCTCTCAATCTGATATATTCATCAAGAGTATTGTACACTTGGTGAGAGATCCTGACATATCCAGTTATGCAACCATCTGCATCCATGGCTCTGGTCTCCCCATCTCTTGGCACCTCACAATGAATAGGAACTTCCACCAGAAAGTGGTCTCTCAAGTGTGATCTCAACTTCAGCGCATCATCATCGGTCAAAACCCCCAATTTAGAAGGCAACCCAATCATAGCCATGCTCGGACACATCTCAGGAGGCGAACCAAGATTCGTGCCCCATGCCTTAGCCAACATTTGGGCCATTTCCACCGCCTTATCATGGTTTCTATTCCGAATTCCCTCAAGGCCACCTTCAAACCGTCTAGTGAATTCCAAAACTTCAGGAATAACCAGCTGAGAGCTGTAGTCTCGTGTCCCAATCCACGCACTCTCTATAGCTAGACCGTTCCCATATTCATGTGAGACAACAGGATGGTGCAAATCAGGTGATACTGGGGATTTCCGGCAATACAAAAATGCAACAGAAGGAGGGCAGAAAAACCACTTGTGCAAATTGCTGACATAAAAATCAGCCCCAATATCCTTCACATCAACATGAATGTTTCCTATGGCATGAGCAGCGTCTACAAAGACGCGCTCCACGCCCTCCTCTCTACAAATCCTAACGAGCTCGCGTGCAGGAATCACAACACAAGGCATTGAGGTTATATGATCAATTATCGCCAATCGCACTTTCTTGCCATTTGCCTTACCTCTGGCCAAGCCTTTCCGAAACTCAGCTATGATCTCCTCATTCGAATTGACGGGAAAAGGCAAGTTAACCACAATGACAGACCCCCCAGCCCTAGTAACATAGGCCTCAATTGACTTCTTAACAGCCTGAAAAGCACAGTGGAGCATGACTACAGCGTCACCCTTCTGAAAACGGCCTTCGGCGAATGCCCAGCCGACGTGCTGAAGAACAATGGCGGCAGCTGTGGTGGCGTTGTCGACGATGGCCACCTCATCGACATGGTCTGCGTTGATGAGATCCTTAATAACAGCGCGGGATTGAATTATTTGAGGCTGTAGTTGATTAAAGAAAAAGTCGTCGGGCTGGCGGAGGAACCGAAACTGCCACCTTCTCTGAGCGGCGATGATGGAGGCGGGGCAGCTCCCGAAACTGCCGTTGTTGAGCCGCGCGATTCCGGGCTGGTGGTGCGCGAATTCGTCGCGGAGTTCCGATTCCGTAATAAACGAAAGCTTGGGCTTCTTGGATACGTGGGGGGCGGCGCCGTTGACGGCGGGGCGAGGGTCTTCGAGTGCGGCCATCGGCGGCGAAGGAGGGATGAATGAACTAGGGTTTGGGAGGGGCGACTTTCACTAAATTGGGGAAACTCTGCTTTCCATTTAACCGTTTCCCTTATCCTATGTGCCTTCGTTACTCTAAAGAACCCTCCGCCTGTCGCATATTTGATGGCtcgttttttctttatttaatttaaacaaaatttttaGTGGTTAATTCGTGCTGTCGAGCACAAGATACAGTATTATTAATTGCAGGTTAATGAATTTTGTTAACGAAActcgtattttttttgttaacaaCGCCCATAGTTTGGTTCGAGATAATAGGATGCAAATTAGTAATTCCTTTGTTCCTCGTTccagtcatttctctttttcattcatttttaaaaaataataataaatatttaaaatagataaaaagtaaaataaaaaaaattaatgtagaTATACTTCTTTACCtattatttctcttattttattatttttttctactttaactatttattatcattatttaaaaataaatgtaaaaaatgaaatgactctgcTATTATGGAACAAAGAGAATACTAATAGTACTACTTGCTAAATTTtcactaaattttaattttgtcatGCCAacttaaaaatatttcataagcTAATTTTCTTATTTGATCTGATTTTACAAGAGTTGAAGTTATTTGTGTAGCTCTCTAAAATACGAGGTGGATGTATGACGTTTTACATATCATAAGACAAGGCCACAAGGGAATTTTTGATTTATTGATAGTCATATTTAATTTACTAATCAAGATAAGTCATATACCTACTCTACGCATGAAGATACTCAAACAAGGAAAATACTTGTGGCCGATCCCAAATGATCAATCTTCCATCAAATCATGATACAACCAAACtccaaagtaaaaaaaaaatcaatagatTCATTCattgtgaatttgaagttggAATAACCCACTTTCATCCTAAAATGGAGACTCATTGGTTGGAATCAAACTTGttaaaataactaaattaatTGAAAGTTCAATAATCATAAGGTAGATATTCGATTTGGTGTATAAAAACCAGAATTTGATTGAATTTAATAATTTGCCTGCTATAATCGGTTATAAGTTTCATAGTACTAAAATTAGTAGCGAAATTAATGATTAATATGTTTATGAATATTCATATGGGGGTGTATTGCATTAAGGTCCTTACACACCTTAGTCTTAAACATAACACTAATATCAACCATTGGATTTAATAATCTGATGGATGTGATTAAAAGCAaagttgtacattattgtaaCGTTTTCGTACATTAAAGGGCAAAATGGTAAGCAAACAATGATTTGCAGCAATTTCTAAACTACATGTCCGTAATTGAAGGAGGATTATTTTCAGCAACATTTGACCTTCCCACTCTCTCACCATTTCGAACCATATTCTCTCTCAATTCTCCATTTTGAAAACCCTAAACCATTGTAGGAAATCATCGAATTCTTGCTTCTTCGCCGCTTTTTGTGCCGCTTCTCCGACTGACGCCTTCACCCGAAGGCGACTACTCCACTCCCAATCCCCAAAACCAAACCCTAGTTCCAATCGTCTTCCACTCCTCTTCGAAAAAACCACAAATCGACGACGAATGAGGCTGCGAAAACAAAGCCTCCGTCTTCCACTCCTTAATTGACCATCAAGTTGGGAGTTTCTGATCCTCTCCTACGATGAAATTAGGTAAATTAAAGTCGTCCCCTATCTATGAATTGGTCGCACAAAACTGAGGACGATGCTATTTTTGAGAGTTTATTCTGTTGTTGGTTTCGTCCTCTTCATTACACTCGTATGTTTGTTTATTAGTGACGACAATTTGCATAAAGATTAGTTTTTTCTGGGTTTCTGAGAATTTTGTTGGTGGTGATCAATTTTAAGCGACTGTACATCATTAAGTCACATTAGTACATCATTTAGTACCCGTATGCTACATTATTTTGGATTATGTTTACATTATTTGGTACACTTTTTGGTGGTGAGCGACTGTACATCATTTACCTATATGTGTACATTAAATTAGTTAGCAACTTCAGAGACTGATTTCATTGTGCAGTGATACATTATTGGGTCTTGTgtgtatattaattattttctttagaTCCATCATGTTATTTATCAACTTTTCTACATTGTTTAGTGTCTTTCagtgtacattatttagcaatATCTGTACATTAAGTTGCATAAATCATTTGTTGTTGTCTTGATACATTAAGttgcaatatttgtacattaatTACATTATTGCTAATTTTTCTGTCAACCCATATCAAAAATACTGAGAATTTTTTCGATTCTCACACTTTTAAGatgtttttagtttttgttaattCTTTCATTACTCTACTGACTTATGATTTGAATCGGTTGTTATTGATTACCATTTTTGTCAAAATTGAATCTTGACAGAGTTACTTTGGTCAATTGCTATAGCGTCCTATAGCAGAAGAAATTGGTACATTATTCATACAAATTGGTACATTAATTCAGTAATGTACGATTATGGTTATTTAATGTACGATTATCAAACAATCACCCTAATACTTCTGTGAATTTAATGTACGATTATGATTGTTTAATATATATGTCACAttcttattaatatatattataatggGTTTAATGTGTTGCGAAAGTTAAATCCATCCCCCGaaggtttagcaatccatgaggCTAACTTTGTTGTTCATTATTTTGATATAGACTACTACATTAAACAATCCCGAATGTACATCATTACCTCTGAACTTGTACATTATTATGTGGATAGTTTTCAGAAGTACATTGATGGAAACTATTAGATTAGTCATTGATATATGCTACATTAATATGTGTTATGGTAGTTTGAGTTACATTGGTGAACATGTTCTGTGCATTACGTACAATTTattatctacattattatctGATGTACTTTTGTTTGATGTTGCTTATAGTGTAATCTCCTCGTACTTTGGTTTGATATTGCTTGTAGTCTAATCTCATCAATGTCAATATTTTTCAATAGGTACAAAGCGCCCAAAAAATCTTGGTGATGAAGACTTTGAGGAGGACATGCAACATTCCCCAACCCATGATACATTATACGTGCATATTTTTTGCTGGATTGTGTTTTGCGACACAATGTGGTTGTCAGTACATTGGTTTTTATATTTGTGTTGGATGAAAGATTGATGTTTCTAGCAATAAGCTGTGTTGTTTGGTTATTAACCTGCTGTCGATGTACGTGAATCTGTACATAATGTACAATTGTTGTCGATGTATGTGACCCTGTACTTAATACACACATATTAATGATGTATGTGAACTTGTACTTAATGTACACTTATTAACGATGTACGTGAACCTGTACTTAATGTAAAATATTGATACTCCTATTATCGATGTTATGAACCTGTACTTAATATACATTATCATATATGTATCGCACATTACTCTCATTATGTGAATGTGTGGGTACTACACTCTAGCCCTATGGTCTACCAAACCCTAGGGAAATGGTGTTACCTTCCGGCCTTTACAGAACTAAAACGACGCTACATTCTACCTAAAAATGATACATTATGGTGTCATATATATTATAACACATGTATCGTACATTAGTTACAGTACGTGAATGTGTggatactacaccctagcccaaTGGACTACTAAACCCTAGGGAAAAAGTGTTAACTTCCGGCCTTTACAGAACTAAAACAACGCTACATTCTGGATAACAAATGCTACATTATGGtgtcatatactccctccgtctcacgttactcgcacttttcattttaggccgtaattttaggattgattttttagtataattaaattagaattttaagtttaatgagacatcacttaataaatgagctcttgacttaatctaacatattaattaaatacattaattctaacttaaactataaatagtgtaagtagtttgtgacgagccgaaatgGAAGAATGCAattaacatgggacggagggagtacattataaCACATGTATCGTACATTACTTACGGTATGTGAATGTGTggatactacaccctagccccatggactaCTAAACACTAGGGAAAAAGTGTTAATTTCCGGCCTTTACAGAACTAAAACGACACTACATTCTGGATAACAAATGCTACATTATGGTGTCATATACATTATAACACATGTATCGTACATTACTTACGGTATATGAATGTGCGGATACTACACTCTGGCCCCATGGACTACTAAACCCTATGGAAAAGGTGTTAACTTCCGGGCTTTATAGAACTAAAACGATGCTACATTCTGGATAATAAATGCTACATTATAACATATGTATCGTACATTACTTACAGTATGTGAATGTGTggatactacaccctagccccatggactaCTAAACCCTAGGAAAAAGGTGTTAACTTACGGCCTTTACAGAACTAAAACGATGCTATATTTTGGATAACCAATGCTACTTTATGGTGTCATATACATTATAACAGATGTATCGTACAATACTTACAGTATGTGAATGTGTGGATACTACAACCTAGCTGACTGGATTGCTAAACTCAAAGAGTATGGTTTCAACTTTCTTGGATCGCCTGATATAAGAACCGTGAAATTAGGAGTTGATTATTAATTCAAAACGGTAAAACTTGTATTACTATA from Salvia splendens isolate huo1 chromosome 9, SspV2, whole genome shotgun sequence includes:
- the LOC121746386 gene encoding L-cysteine desulfhydrase-like; this encodes MAALEDPRPAVNGAAPHVSKKPKLSFITESELRDEFAHHQPGIARLNNGSFGSCPASIIAAQRRWQFRFLRQPDDFFFNQLQPQIIQSRAVIKDLINADHVDEVAIVDNATTAAAIVLQHVGWAFAEGRFQKGDAVVMLHCAFQAVKKSIEAYVTRAGGSVIVVNLPFPVNSNEEIIAEFRKGLARGKANGKKVRLAIIDHITSMPCVVIPARELVRICREEGVERVFVDAAHAIGNIHVDVKDIGADFYVSNLHKWFFCPPSVAFLYCRKSPVSPDLHHPVVSHEYGNGLAIESAWIGTRDYSSQLVIPEVLEFTRRFEGGLEGIRNRNHDKAVEMAQMLAKAWGTNLGSPPEMCPSMAMIGLPSKLGVLTDDDALKLRSHLRDHFLVEVPIHCEVPRDGETRAMDADGCITGYVRISHQVYNTLDEYIRLRDAIIQLAQNGVTWKTIQS